The Bacillota bacterium LX-D genome includes a region encoding these proteins:
- a CDS encoding P-loop NTPase: protein MKIAVSGKGGVGKTTFSAELIKFFARNNYTVYAVDADPDLSLGTLLDFPEEQINNLTPICDMREDLLATTGEGAFYSLNPEVDELLNRFVLEKDNIKFLKMGALKSGGTACYCRENSVLRAVISKLLLDKKEVVIIDMGAGIEHLTRGTSSGVDIMFIVTEPTKVSAQSAKVIAKLANDLGIKNIQFIGNKVHSNADYNFLKQNFPENLALAIEYEEEILLEARGEAVKNKKLTEAVESLGNTLKGREEAQLK, encoded by the coding sequence GTGAAAATTGCCGTTTCAGGTAAAGGCGGAGTTGGCAAAACTACTTTTTCTGCTGAACTGATTAAGTTTTTTGCCCGAAATAACTATACGGTATATGCGGTTGATGCAGATCCAGATTTAAGTTTGGGAACCTTATTAGATTTTCCTGAAGAACAAATTAATAATTTAACACCTATCTGTGATATGCGGGAAGATCTTTTGGCAACAACAGGCGAGGGGGCGTTTTATTCACTTAATCCTGAGGTTGATGAATTATTGAACCGCTTTGTCCTGGAGAAAGATAATATCAAGTTTTTAAAAATGGGTGCATTAAAAAGTGGCGGAACAGCATGTTACTGCAGAGAAAATTCTGTACTACGGGCTGTTATTTCTAAACTTTTATTAGACAAAAAAGAAGTTGTTATAATAGATATGGGGGCTGGCATTGAGCATTTAACAAGGGGTACATCTTCAGGAGTTGACATTATGTTCATTGTAACAGAACCCACTAAAGTTAGTGCCCAGTCAGCTAAAGTCATAGCTAAACTAGCTAATGATCTTGGCATAAAAAATATACAATTTATAGGCAACAAAGTTCACAGCAATGCTGACTATAATTTCTTAAAGCAAAACTTTCCAGAAAACTTAGCATTAGCCATTGAATATGAGGAAGAAATTTTATTAGAAGCCAGAGGGGAAGCTGTTAAAAATAAAAAGCTTACCGAGGCGGTGGAAAGTTTGGGGAATACTCTAAAAGGGAGGGAAGAAGCACAATTAAAATAA